One window of the Perca flavescens isolate YP-PL-M2 chromosome 5, PFLA_1.0, whole genome shotgun sequence genome contains the following:
- the LOC114555819 gene encoding uncharacterized protein LOC114555819, which translates to MGTPAKLRIIFEDDDIRKLVLPSGIPSTLQDLVCVIQETFHIPGEFTVMYQDMDFGGQFLTLSCIDEVEDKGTLRIVKTQPVLLTLSSVEGSDIDSPLPEQSPNSSLHSGHSSTSQDTILLSSDESGTSSWSQPWPAKFQIPTFSYDVDLLLEAGNQAFQKDGTLLNNPRQTSSILEKLAEAIFCYTAYPTGIQVLAVVEALVQKYPCLKKPGSFNGLYGWQQRMKYKMGNCRAKLRGCQLACPELEVNSLKRQKSDEMGLPKGIKRPKKAEVNFLPPLPFGETEATLEKEREHLLMEIKKKNNEKIIREKMERFFPYRRLEVVKHCPAVQNFMERWPALFCESQIKEEFRRITTILLEQTFLSKLDFYTPKLLEIFGTKGGVAGTKMRPMLNSLSQQHVESRRDAIIRCLMEYLGESGEELIKDYQDVSREAIKEEYAGHVMKIFVLRESSAEEDHTPADVSIIIEGTEVLDDCRYVAKACLLLMGFVYAMNLSYPPKMKYRFKVFQKLFLELDVLKISPKVQSLRNKLLR; encoded by the exons ATGGGTACCCCAGCAAAGCTGCGGATAATTTTTGAAGATGATGACATCCGCAAACTGGTTCTACCTTCAGGCATCCCCAGTACACTTCAGGACCTTGTTTGTGTTATTCAAGAGACATTTCATATTCCGGGGGAGTTTACTGTGATGTATCAAGACATGGATTTTGGTGGCCAGTTTTTAACTTTGAGCTGCATTGATGAAGTTGAAGACAAAGGAACACTAAGGATTGTAAAAACTCAACCAGTTCTCTTAACTCTCAGTTCTGTGGAGGGATCCGACATTGACTCTCCTCTACCAGAACAATCTCCTAATAGTTCTCTTCACTCTGGCCACTCATCTACATCTCAGGACACCATCCTACTCTCCTCTGATGAAAGCGGAACATCTAGTTGGTCTCAGCCGTGGCCAGCTAAGTTTCAGATACCTACCTTTTCTTATGATGTAGACCTTTTGCTGGAGGCAGGAAATCAGGCCTTCCAAAAGGATGGCACCCTGTTAAACAATCCAAGACAGACAAGTAGCATACTTGAGAAATTAGCAGAGGCAATATTTTGCTATACAGCATACCCAACTGGTATCCAGGTCTtagctgtggtagaagccttggTACAAAAATACCCGTGCCTAAAAAAACCAGGTTCTTTTAATGGCTTATATGGATGGCAGCAGAGGATGAAATATAAAATGGGCAATTGCCGGGCAAAATTAAGAGGTTGTCAACTTGCCTGTCCAGAGCTTGAGGTGAACTCACTGAAAAGACAGAAGTCAGATGAAATGGGCTTACCCAAAGGCATCAAAAGGCCTAAGAAAGCTGAAGTGAACTTTCTACCACCACTGCCATTTGGGGAGACAGAGGCCACTttagaaaaggagagagaacaCTTGCTAAtggaaataaagaagaaaaacaatgagAAGATAATTCGTGAGAAAATGGAGAGGTTTTTCCCATATCGAAGACTAGAAGTTGTCAAGCATTGCCCTGCAGTCCAAAACTTCATGGAAAGATGGCCTGCTCTGTTCTGTGAATCTCAG atCAAAGAGGAGTTCAGAAGGATCACAACAATTCTCCTAGAGCAAACCTTTCTGTCTAAACTGGACTTCTACACCCCCAAACTCCTGGAGATATTTGGGACAAAGGGTGGGGTTGCAGGCACAAAAATGAGACCCATGCTGAATTCACTCAGTCAG CAACACGTGGAAAGCAGAAGGGATGCCATCATCCGCTGCCTGATGGAGTACCTTGGAGAGTCTGGAGAGGAACTCATCAAAGACTATCAG GATGTTAGCAGAGAAGCTATCAAAGAGGAGTATGCTGGGCATGTCATGAAGATCTTTGTCCTCCGTGAAAGTTCAGCAGAGGAGGACCACACACCTGCAGATGTGTCCATCATCATCGAGGGAACTGAGGTGCTTGATGATTGCAGATATGTGGCAAAGGCTTGCCTTCTGCTCATGGGCTTTGTCTATGCAATGAACTTAAGTTACCCACCAAAGATGAAATACAGATTCAAAGTGTTTCAGAAGCTCTTTCTGGAGCTGGATGTCCTGAAGATCTCTCCCAAAGTACAGTCTCTACGCAACAAACTTCTAAGATGA